Genomic window (Thomasclavelia spiroformis DSM 1552):
TTATATGTATCAATATATAATAAACAGAACTCAATGGGGAAGAGTTCTGTTTATTTTTAGTGTGCCACGCATGACATAAGACTAGGTGGTGAAAGTCCACTGTGGGGGTTTCGTACTACCAACCACTAGCCGAAGACAAGGTATCCATCGTAAGGTGTGAACGGGAGGAAGTTGGAGGCAAAGTCCTGACCCAAGGAATACGAACTATTTTAGGCAGAAGCTTATCGGATGAGATTGCTAAACAAATCGAAGTCCAATAGTACGACGGAATAAGCAGTGTAAAGATAGTGGGTACATAGGATGAAAGTGTTATGTCTTACCGTGGGAGGTCCTAGGAACATGATGAAAATGTAATCATGGTGGAAACGTTTGTCCTAGGAAGTCAGCCGAGGTCATAGTAGTGATGATGATAACTGTAATGGTTATCTAGCGAAGGACCGAACATAAGGAGGTGAACTGGAAATGAAAGATACTCAAGATAAAATAGGATACTGTCAACTATCATTAGGCTTACTCTATGAAGATAGTACGGAATACGACAATAGTGGAGAAGTGTATCCTACATCAAAACAAGAGATATCACATACGAAGAACACCAATAGATTTGTAGTACATGAGAAGTTACTTGAAACAATTATGGAGGATGCCAATATAGAAAAGGCAATCCAAAGGGTTATGAGTAATAAGGGAAGTGGTGGTGTAGATAAAATGCAAGTCGCAGAAGTTCGTACGCATTTCGCACAACACTGGTCTTATCTAAAGAAACTTATCATGGAGGGACATTATAGTCCACAAGCCGTTAAAAGAGTAGAAATACCAAAAGATAACGGAAAGAAAAGAGAGTTAGGAATTCCAACAGTGACGGATAGGGTCATACAACAGGCGATAGTACAGGTACTGACACCAATATTTGAACCCCAATTCAGTGACAATAGTTATGGGTTCCGACCAAGAAGAAATGCCCATCAAGCAGTAAGAAAAGTAGTCGAATACGCCAATGAAGGATATCGATATACAGTAGACCTAGATTTAGAGAAGTACTTTGATACAGTCAACCATTCAAGACTTATACAGATATTGTCACAAACTATTAAAGACGGAAGAGTTATATCACTCATACATAAATATCTCAATGCAGGAGTCATAGTAAAACATAAGTTTGAAGAAACTACAAAAGGAGTACCCCAAGGTGGGCCACTCAGCCCATTATTATCAAATATATATCTTAATGAATTTGATAAAGAAATGGAAAGAAGAGGAAATCGATTTGTAAGGTACGCAGATGACTGTGTCATACTATTCAAAAGTAAAAGAAGTGCAATGAGAGTCAAAGAAACAGTGACAAGATATTTAGAAGAGAAATTATTTGTAAAAGTGAACCAAGAGAAGACAAAGGTAGCCTATATTACTGATATAAAATTCTTGGGCTTTGGATTTTATATAGAGAAGAGTGGTAATGTACGAATCACTGTTCACAAGAAATCTAAAGAAAAGATGAAAAAGAGAATAAAGGAAATCACCAAAAGGAACCGACCAATATCAAGTAAGGAATTAGCTAAAGAGTTAAAAGAATACATTACAGGTTGGGTGAATTACTATAGGATAGCGAATATGAGTAAACATCTAAGGGAAATAGACTCATGGATGAGAAGAAGAATACGAATGATATATTGGAAAAGATGGAAGTTAGTAAGAACAAGGTATAGAAATTTACAAAAACTAGGTATTAATAAAAGTAAGGCATGGGAATGGGCAAACACAAGAAAAAGCTACTGGCACATCGCCAATAGCTTCATACTAAAAAGGACACTTACAAATGAAGTATTAAAAATATACGGATTTATAAGTGCACTAGATTATTACAACTCTATAAACTTATGAAACGCCGTGTAGGGAACCCTACGCACGGTGTTGTGAAAGGGGCGAAAGATTTTAATTCTTAGCCCCTATTCAATTATCTAATTGACTACTTTTGTAACAAAAAGGTGATTAAATCATAAAATATTAATATATTAGTTGCATTATTTTAAAATAATCGCTATATTTACTAGAAAGGATGGGGATAAGTATGAAAGAAAAAAGCTTAATCAAAAAAGTATTAGAAACAGACCCTGCTGCTAGATATGCTTTAAATGTTATTATTAATTATCCTGGTGTGCATGCAATGTTTTGTTATCGAATTAATAATTTTCTATGGAAAAAATTGCATTTAAAATTTTTAGCACGTTTATTAAGTCAAATTGCGAGATTTTTCACTGGTATTGAAATTCATCCTGGTGCAACGATTGGTAAAAGACTATTTATTGATCATGGTATGGGAGTTGTAATTGGTGAAACAACAATTATAGGTGACGATTGTGTATTGTATCAAGGAGTAACTTTAGGAGGAGTAGGGACAGGAGAACATAAAGTAAAACGTCATCCTACATTATTGAATAATGTAATGATTTCTGCAGGAGCAAAGGTTATAGGAGATGTAACGATTGGTAATAATAGTATTGTAGGGGCACAAACGGTTGTTTTAGCAAATGTTCCTGATAATTGTACTGTAGTTGGTGTACCAGCGTTTATTGTAAAAGAAAATGGTGTTAGAGTTAATAAAGAATTATAAGAAATGGTTATTTTTAATCCCTTTAGGTTTATTTATTCTTGATTATATATTGATTGAAACAGGGTTAATTGCAGTTATTGATTTATATGTATATCAATTTTTACATTATTTTAAATCTCCGTTTATGACAAATATGTTTACAACGATAACTCATTTAGGTGGTTTTATTGGAATTACGGCTGTTATTATATTAATTTTTCTGTTTAATCGTAGATTTGCTTTAAGTTGTTTATCTTTATCTGTTTTACAACAAATATTAAATAACATATTGAAAATTATTTTTAAAAGACCAAGACCTAGTGTAGAGCATTTAGTAGAAGTAAGTAATTATAGTTTTCCAAGTGGCCATGCAATGGCTATTACTTGTTTATATGCATTAATTATATGTTATATATATCGTAGTAAGCCTAATTATAGAAATGTTTTAATTATATTATGTGTTTTAGTAATTATTTTGGTTAATTTAAGTCGTGTTTATCTTGGGGTACATTATTTTAGTGATGTATTTGCAGGAAGTATGTTGTCTCTTAGCTTAGTTTTATATGTTAGTAATAAAACTTTCTTTATTTGTTAAAATATTTAGGAATTATATTATAAATAACCGGAATGTCACTAATAATTTTTATTGTAAAAATAGAGTTATGAAATAAGCATGATATTAAAAGCCCTTTTTATATATGAACTATTATAGTTAGATAAATTTATTTTCATGAATTTAAGTTAAGGAAATATAATATTAAATCAAAGAAACAATAAATTATGTTAATCATTAAAAAAGGTTTAATTTCTATTATAAGAATTAAACCTTTTTTAATATTAATTTTTATTTAATAAGCATTCAATAGCAGCTATTTGTACACAAACACATAATAATTTGGCAGCTTTAGATAATTCATCAATTGATGGATATGATGGTGCAATTCTAATATTAGAATCTTGAGGATCTTTTCCATAAGGGAAAGTAGCTCCAATAGTTGTTAAAACAACTCCAGCTTCTTTACATAGCATACCAACTCTTTTAGCACATCCTGGCATCACATCTAAACTAATAAAATATCCACCTTTAGGATTATGCCATGAGGCAATATCTTTGCTTTTTAATTCATTATCTAAAATATCAAGTACACAATTAAATTTCGGTTTTAATATTGCAGCATGTTTTTTCATATGTTGTTTAATTCCATTTACATCATTAAAAAACTTAAAATGACGTAACTGATTCATTTTATCTTTTGAGATAGATTGAACAGATAAACGTTTTTTAATATCGTTAATGTTATTATCACTGGCAACAATACAAGAAACACCACCACCAGCA
Coding sequences:
- the epsC gene encoding serine O-acetyltransferase EpsC, with the translated sequence MKEKSLIKKVLETDPAARYALNVIINYPGVHAMFCYRINNFLWKKLHLKFLARLLSQIARFFTGIEIHPGATIGKRLFIDHGMGVVIGETTIIGDDCVLYQGVTLGGVGTGEHKVKRHPTLLNNVMISAGAKVIGDVTIGNNSIVGAQTVVLANVPDNCTVVGVPAFIVKENGVRVNKEL
- a CDS encoding phosphatase PAP2 family protein, with amino-acid sequence MVLELIKNYKKWLFLIPLGLFILDYILIETGLIAVIDLYVYQFLHYFKSPFMTNMFTTITHLGGFIGITAVIILIFLFNRRFALSCLSLSVLQQILNNILKIIFKRPRPSVEHLVEVSNYSFPSGHAMAITCLYALIICYIYRSKPNYRNVLIILCVLVIILVNLSRVYLGVHYFSDVFAGSMLSLSLVLYVSNKTFFIC
- the ltrA gene encoding group II intron reverse transcriptase/maturase; this translates as MKDTQDKIGYCQLSLGLLYEDSTEYDNSGEVYPTSKQEISHTKNTNRFVVHEKLLETIMEDANIEKAIQRVMSNKGSGGVDKMQVAEVRTHFAQHWSYLKKLIMEGHYSPQAVKRVEIPKDNGKKRELGIPTVTDRVIQQAIVQVLTPIFEPQFSDNSYGFRPRRNAHQAVRKVVEYANEGYRYTVDLDLEKYFDTVNHSRLIQILSQTIKDGRVISLIHKYLNAGVIVKHKFEETTKGVPQGGPLSPLLSNIYLNEFDKEMERRGNRFVRYADDCVILFKSKRSAMRVKETVTRYLEEKLFVKVNQEKTKVAYITDIKFLGFGFYIEKSGNVRITVHKKSKEKMKKRIKEITKRNRPISSKELAKELKEYITGWVNYYRIANMSKHLREIDSWMRRRIRMIYWKRWKLVRTRYRNLQKLGINKSKAWEWANTRKSYWHIANSFILKRTLTNEVLKIYGFISALDYYNSINL